TGATATTCCAAACCGAATTTGGCGAGGTGGTAAAGATAGAAATGGGTGCGATCATCAATGCGAAGGATGAGTTCGATTGGAAGTTTAAGGGATAAATTATTCAACCTGAAAATACTGTAACAAAAAGGGACTCCTCGCGGAATCCCTTTTTTTTATTTCTTCAGCTGTTATTTCGTTGGCATTGTGCCATACATCTCAAGCTCAAACACCACATTGGCATTCGGCGTAATGCCGCCCCTTGGAGCTCCTGCTTCGCCCCATGCAAGGTGCGACGGGATGAAAAGGATTACTTTATCGCCCGGTGCCATTAGCTCAAGGCCTTCGATAAAGCCGGGTATCATACCTGTTTTTGTGCCTGTTTTAAAAGGCATTGGCTTGTAAGCGCCGGCTGCATCTTTCTGCTGGATGTAGTTGTTCATGTCTTTGGCTACCTGGGCAATGCTCGAATCGAAAAGGAAACCGTTCTCAAGGTATCCTGAATAATCCAGGTAAACCTCTGTTCCGTCAGCAGCTTTTGCGCCGTTACCTTTTTTCAGGAATTTATAATAAAGGCCCGAAGCGGTTTTAGTGGCAGTTGCTTTTTCTTTGGCAAAATAGGCAGCTTTTTCAGCTTTTACCTTTTCTATTGCCTCCTCTTTTTTCTTCTGCTCGGCTGCCGCTTTTGTGTAATATTCCTTAAATACTTTAGGGGCATCGAATTTCTTGGCTTCTTTTCCTACACGGATTATTTTTATGGTCTCCATGGTGTCGCCCTGTGCAATACTGTTCACTACGTCCATGCCCTGTACCACATGCCCGAAAACGGTGTGGATACCGTCAAGGTGCGGCGTTGGTACGTGTGTGATAAAGAACTGGCTGCCGTTGGTAGCTTTACCGGCATTGGCCATCGAAAGGATACCTGGCTTGTCGTGCTTAAGGTCTGTGATCTCGTCGGCGAACTTGTAGCCCGGCCCGCCAGAGCCATCGCCTTTAGGGTCACCGCCCTGGATCATAAAATTGCTGATCACGCGGTGCCATTTCAGGCCGTTGTAAAAAGGCTTCCCTTTAAGGTCGGCCGATACCATGTCGTTCTTGCCTTCGGCAAGGCTAACGAAGTTGGCTACTGTAAGGGGTGTTTTCTGGTATTCAAGCTGTACTACTATAACACCTTTATTGGTAGTTATTTCAGCATATAGCCCGTCGCCCAGTTCGGCAGGCGGAGGTGTGTTGGTGTTCTTGCACGAGAAAAACAGTGCAACTAAGCTTAAAAAAAGACTTGTCATTGGTTTCATTATTAATTAATTCTGCTTTACTTCCTGTTCTGTTTTGATATCATTCAGCGTCACGGTGCATATAAGTGGCTCGTTGGTGCCGATCTTATTGTTGTCCCCGTGGTAGCCAAACCCCATGTGCGATGGGAAAAGGAACGTTACTTTTTCGCCCTCGTTCATCAGCTTGATGCCGTCACGAAGCCCCATCATAATGTTTTGCTTGTCAACATAATACACCTGTGGGCGCAGTTCGGTCTCGCTGTAAATGATATTGCCTTTTATGTCTTTGATCTCATAGTCAAAATAGGCCACATCGCCGCGTTTCGGGGTAATGGTATCGGTGGTGTTCTCAATATCGTAATGGTACCAGTAACCCTTGGCTGAAGCGATATATTTGATCTTAGGGTCGCTTTTTATGATAGAGTCTATCTGCGATTCTTCATTGGCCACCAGCTTTTTGTTGCGCTCTATGGATTCTTTCATAAAGGTGCCGGAAGTCCTGTTCAAAGGCTGCCTGGCCTGCTGCTGCGAGCAGCCGGTAATCAATGCTCCCATGAGGAGCAGTAATGCTATTATCTTCTTCATTATATCAGTCAATTTTCGTGTGCGCTAAAATAGCAATAAATTTCTTTATGGTAGCTTCCAGTGACTCAGTACTTTTTCCGCCGGCTGCATTAATGTGCCCGCCGCCGCTAAAATGGTCCCTCGCAAATTGGTTCACATCGAAATCCCCTTTCGAGCGGAAGGATATCTTTATGATTCCTTCTTCCTTATTTTCGGTAAAGAACGCTGTGAACACGATGCCTTTCATGCTCAGCCCGTAATTGACAATGCCTTCGGTATCGCCTTTATTATGACCAAAGCTGTTCAGCTCGTCCTGGCTCAGTGAAGTGTAGGACGTTTTATATTCCGGTAATACTTTGAGGTTCTGCAAAGCCCTTGCCAGTATCTGTATGCGGGCGTGGGAATGGTTGTCGAACAGCAGGCTGTGAATCTCGCTATTATTTATGCCCAGGTCGATGAATTCGGCTGCCACCCTGTGTGTAGTGCCTGTAGTGAGCGGGTAACGGAAAGAGCCGGAATCGGTAACAATACCGGTATAGAGGCAGGTCGCCACAGTCTTGTTAAGGTACTCCTTTTCATCCAGCGCATTGATAAAATGGTACACCATCTCGCAGGTAGAGCCGTAATTGGTATCCGAAAATGTATAAGCCGCATAATCATCCGGTGCCTGGTGGTGGTCTATCATGATGAAAGGTACCGTAAGGCTTTTCAGCACGTTTTCCATCTGTTCGCCGATACGGCCCAGTGTGTTGAAATCGAGCGTAAAAACAAGTTCTGCTTCCTGCAATATTTTTGTAGCAGCATCATTTTGCCGTTCGAAAACGGTAACGGTATCTGCTCCGGGAAGCCAGGCGAGGAAATCAGGAAATTCATTTGGTGAAATTACATTGGCCTCATGGCCTTTTTGCTTCAGGAAATGGTAAAGGCCAAGGGTAGATCCCATAGCGTCGCCATCGGGATTTCTGTGGGGTATTATGGCAATCTTTTTGGGTGAGGCCAACAATTGCTTCACCGATGCAATATCTTCGGGTGTCATCATGCTGCGAATTTACATTTTTTTATTGGAAAGCCCAATAACAGTGCCAAAGGGGAAAATTCCAAATTTCAAAATAATAAATTCCAAAAAACAAGCTCCAAATCACAAAACAATCATGAACTCCTTAATTTCGGTCTCCGGTTTGTAATTTGTGTTTTGGGTTTTGGAATTTAACCAGTTATTGGAATTTCAATCCCCACAACCTCCACACCCGCTGCAGCCTGAACATCCGCTGCTGCAGCCACTATCGCCGTGTGAAGAGCACCCGCTGTGGCCGTGGCTGTCACCGGAGGCACAGGATGCAACACAACCGCCACCGCCGTTTCCACTGCTACCGCCACCTTTGTTATTACGGTTTCGTACAGCAGAAATGACAAAGGCGATTACGAAGATGATGATGAAAACATTTCCCGGCGATGCCTGTATGCATAATAAGCCAGAGGCAATCAGCGCCGTACGGATCGCGGTATCCCAAAAGAACCTGCCCGGCTTTGGTATCAGCCAGTTTTTATCGAGGTTTACCCTTTGGAAATTGATCTCGCTGAACCGCTCATCATTATCCTGCCAGATGTCCGAAGGGGGAGGGGCGCCGAATTTTTCAGTGTAAACTTCTTTGAGCGAGGTGTAACAGCCATCAAATTTCTGCTGTTCGCTCTTGCCGCCCTTGGTCGGGTTGTGGTGGATTTTCCGAGCGAGCGTGCTTTCGCAAAGATTATCCCAGTAAGATCTGGTGTACGTCAGGTGCAGGTGCCATGCCTGGTCTACCGGATCCGAAGGTGTGACCGGTGTGGGCGACACGCAGCACAGGAAAATGAATTTTTTGTACTCTTCGATCACACGCCCTGTGTAGTCAGTGTTCCAGCCATTCTCGCGGGCCAGTCTTTTCGCGAATGTCAATTGGGTTCCTTCACTGTCAAACCCGAACCTCTCGAGCTTGTCCCAAAGTTGTTTTTCAACTGTTGTCATTTTTGTTTTAAAGGTACTAAAAACAAGAAACGGCGGCCCATTTCGAGCCGCCGTTTCGTTCCATTGTTTTGTGCCTTTGTTACATTTTTTTCATGAACTCAGTCTTCAGCACGATCACACTGCCGCCAACCTTTCCTTCGATCTCTTTTACATCGTCAGTAAGCCTGATATTCTTAACTACCGTACCTCTTTTTATCACAGATGACAACCCTTTTACCTTCAGGTCTTTTATTACCGTTACGCTGTCGCCTTCCTTTAAAATATTACCGTTGCTGTCTTTTGTTTCCATGGCTATTATTGAATTTTTTTCTGGTACAAAGGTAATATTATAGATGATAAAGAAAATCATTTGGTAAGAATTACAAAAAATTCACCAATTCACTGTAAATTATAGTGATATGAGTAACTGTCATTAGTGTATTCGTAGTAAAAACATACATCACCTAAAAATCCAAAATCTATTTTCAAATTTCCACGGATTGTTTTACTTTTGCCCATGCAACACAACGTACTTATTTTAGACTTCGGGTCGCAATATACACAACTTATTGCGCGAAGGGTTCGCGAGCTGAATATCTTCTGCGAAATTTTCCCCTTCAATAACCCACCAACCGACCTTTCAACTTACAAAGCCGTGATCCTTTCGGGCAGCCCCTTTTCTGTAAGGGCTGAAGATGCACCGCATCCCGACCTGTCGCAAATCCGTGGTAAGCTGCCATTGCTGGCTGTTTGCTATGGTGCGCAGTACCTGGCCCACTTTCATGGCGGCGAAGTAGCACCAAGCAACATCCGCGAATATGGCCGTGCTAACCTGTCCTATATTAAGGAGGGTGAACCGTTCCTCGAAGGCGTTTCCGGCAACAGCCAGGTATGGATGAGCCACAGCGACACCATCAAGAAGCTTCCCTCTAATGCAGTAAGGCTCGCCAGTACAAAAGACGTGGAGAATGCCGCCTACAGGATTGAGGGCGAAACTACCTATGCGATACAATTCCAC
Above is a genomic segment from Flavobacterium album containing:
- a CDS encoding peptidylprolyl isomerase — protein: MTSLFLSLVALFFSCKNTNTPPPAELGDGLYAEITTNKGVIVVQLEYQKTPLTVANFVSLAEGKNDMVSADLKGKPFYNGLKWHRVISNFMIQGGDPKGDGSGGPGYKFADEITDLKHDKPGILSMANAGKATNGSQFFITHVPTPHLDGIHTVFGHVVQGMDVVNSIAQGDTMETIKIIRVGKEAKKFDAPKVFKEYYTKAAAEQKKKEEAIEKVKAEKAAYFAKEKATATKTASGLYYKFLKKGNGAKAADGTEVYLDYSGYLENGFLFDSSIAQVAKDMNNYIQQKDAAGAYKPMPFKTGTKTGMIPGFIEGLELMAPGDKVILFIPSHLAWGEAGAPRGGITPNANVVFELEMYGTMPTK
- the gldI gene encoding gliding motility-associated peptidyl-prolyl isomerase GldI, with amino-acid sequence MKKIIALLLLMGALITGCSQQQARQPLNRTSGTFMKESIERNKKLVANEESQIDSIIKSDPKIKYIASAKGYWYHYDIENTTDTITPKRGDVAYFDYEIKDIKGNIIYSETELRPQVYYVDKQNIMMGLRDGIKLMNEGEKVTFLFPSHMGFGYHGDNNKIGTNEPLICTVTLNDIKTEQEVKQN
- a CDS encoding DHH family phosphoesterase, coding for MMTPEDIASVKQLLASPKKIAIIPHRNPDGDAMGSTLGLYHFLKQKGHEANVISPNEFPDFLAWLPGADTVTVFERQNDAATKILQEAELVFTLDFNTLGRIGEQMENVLKSLTVPFIMIDHHQAPDDYAAYTFSDTNYGSTCEMVYHFINALDEKEYLNKTVATCLYTGIVTDSGSFRYPLTTGTTHRVAAEFIDLGINNSEIHSLLFDNHSHARIQILARALQNLKVLPEYKTSYTSLSQDELNSFGHNKGDTEGIVNYGLSMKGIVFTAFFTENKEEGIIKISFRSKGDFDVNQFARDHFSGGGHINAAGGKSTESLEATIKKFIAILAHTKID
- a CDS encoding glycine-rich domain-containing protein translates to MTTVEKQLWDKLERFGFDSEGTQLTFAKRLARENGWNTDYTGRVIEEYKKFIFLCCVSPTPVTPSDPVDQAWHLHLTYTRSYWDNLCESTLARKIHHNPTKGGKSEQQKFDGCYTSLKEVYTEKFGAPPPSDIWQDNDERFSEINFQRVNLDKNWLIPKPGRFFWDTAIRTALIASGLLCIQASPGNVFIIIFVIAFVISAVRNRNNKGGGSSGNGGGGCVASCASGDSHGHSGCSSHGDSGCSSGCSGCSGCGGCGD
- a CDS encoding alkylphosphonate utilization protein, yielding METKDSNGNILKEGDSVTVIKDLKVKGLSSVIKRGTVVKNIRLTDDVKEIEGKVGGSVIVLKTEFMKKM